Proteins co-encoded in one Babylonia areolata isolate BAREFJ2019XMU chromosome 5, ASM4173473v1, whole genome shotgun sequence genomic window:
- the LOC143282077 gene encoding uncharacterized protein LOC143282077, producing MSLGDLLMSQTGADDFPHEKFGQQEMAWCDTDSDSNIGPKKNHGPSGKRLMSSSEEETSQQQCHQMLSSANHCATPSSEGDGGRRDSLRKRQKKFRLPSREEQWSSIPTDSKVSNKLSRLTPRKLINDFTRVTHRYNYDYEEVSGEESMEEFIKGTDSSESSGDSSTTKEATKSRRRGHRVKGYRPRIVKGLDESSEEDGPDSSHLQNDANTHLADHPEITDTGQQQCKPSKRKRQEQPDTNGGRHSKETSANNSQEKNHVSSDEDSQPVISAKKSRRKSKLDSDDEENGQNSSSPTLKAHQSSEKPNALDSNSDEESQDIVGGSTRKTKTKSALLSDSESEGKDPADQNPPTAKQLHVPDDPYQEKRQETAAKDTCSSQTPKKGLVAERQVKRISASSDDNAITVHDSDSMTSDGNGDSSASDDASRTDSSDGEGCTGRIQKMAARKRQERDSKFGHLKSLRAKRQQKNVNQK from the exons ATGTCTCTGGGCGATCTACTCATGTCGCAAACAGGGGCAGACGATTTCCCACACGAAAAATTTGGACAACAAGAAATGGCGTGGTGTGATACAGATTCCGACAGTAACATAGGACCAAAGAAGAACCACGGTCCTTCAGGGAAAAGGTTAATGTCTTCATCCGAAGAAGAAACCAGTCAGCAGCAGTGTCACCAAATGCTGTCGTCTGCAAATCATTGTGCAACACCGAGCAGT gaaGGTGATGGAGGTAGACGGGATTCTCTGCGCAAAAGGCAAAAGAAATTCAGACTGCCCAGCCGAGAAGAACAATGGAGCTCAATCCCTACAGATTCAAAAGTTTCCAACAAACTTTCTCGTCTAACACCACGTAAACTCATCAATGACTTCACAAgggt TACACACCGATACAACTATGATTATGAAGAGGTGAGCGGCGAAGAATCCATGGAAGAGTTCATCAAAGGAACAGACAGCTCTGAGAGCAGCGGTGACTCCAGCACCACAAAGGAAGCGACAAAAAGTAGACGG AGGGGACACCGAGTGAAGGGGTACAGGCCACGCATCGTCAAGGGGTTAGATGAATCCAGTGAAGAAGACGGCCCTGACTCATCTCATCTTCAAAACgatgcaaacacacaccttgcagaCCACCCAGAGATAACTGATACTGGACAGCAGCAATGTAAACCATCAAAACGTAAGAGGCAAGAGCAACCAGACACCAACGGAGGACGCCACAGCAAGGAAACTAGTGCCAATAACAGTCAAGAGAAGAACCATGTGTCAAGTGATGAAGATTCCCAGCCTGTCATCAGTGCAAAGAAGAGCAGAAGAAAATCAAAGTTGGATTCTGACGATGAAGAAAACGGTCAGAATTCATCTTCTCCCACACTGAAAGCACACCAAAGTTCAGAAAAGCCGAATGCCCTTGATTCCAACAGTGATGAAGAATCACAGGACATCGTAGGTGGTTCCACaaggaaaaccaaaaccaaatcaGCACTGCTTTCTGACAGTGAATCAGAGGGAAAAGATCCAGCTGATCAAAATCCACCCACAGCCAAACAACTTCATGTTCCAGATGACCCATATCAGGAGAAACGTCAAGAAACTGCAGCCAAGGATACATGTAGCagtcagacaccaaagaaaggcTTGGTAGCAGAAAGGCAAGTCAAAAGAATCAGTGCGTCTTCGGACGACAATGCAATAACTGTTCATGACAGTGACAGCATGACTTCTGACGGTAATGGTGACAGTTCAGCAAGTGATGACGCCTCACGGACAGATTCCAGTGACGGGGAGGGGTGCACGGGGCGAATTCAGAAAATGGCAGCAAGAAAGAGGCAGGAGAGGGACAGTAAGTTTGGTCATCTGAAATCACTGAGAGCAAAACGGCAACAGAAGAATGTGAATCAGAAGTGA